ggaagcattggggacgaagcttactttcagtacagcgttccacccccaaactgatggacaatcgaagaggacgatacaaattatggaggatatgttacgggcttatgTATTGGACTTCAATgatagttggattcagtttctgctactagtggagtttgcctataacaatagcttccaggctagtataagGATGGccccgtttgaggctttgtatggtcggaggtgtcaatatcctttgtattgggatgaggtcggtgaattTCAgtttttaggacctgaactcgtgcagaaggcgtctgagaaggtaggtttgatccgagagaggattacatcggctcagagtcggcagaagagttacacggatgttcgctgccgtgagttggagttcaaggTAGGGGGTAAAGCATTCcttagaattgctccgatgaagggagttatgagattcagaaggaagggcaagttgagcccgaggtatatcggaccattcgaggtcattgagcgagtgggttcggtagcctacagagttgcactacccccagcactctcgaggtccacgatgtgtttcacatatccatgcggagaaggtacatgttggatccatctcatgttattagttatgatgagttggaaattgaggatactttagcgtatgaggaaatacctattcaggttctagaTCGtgaagttcagaagcttcgtaccaaagaaatactgTTGGTGagggtattgtggcggaaccacgaggttgaggaagcttcttgggaaccgaaaacggaaatacgccgaaagtatccgcagttgttctgagtagtacttggatagtagggtggtatgagtatgtatgtatggatgtaaACCTCTGTTATCATATTGTATTTaatggttagtctctaggagggtCCTGTTGTACTGTAATCtcccgagaccgtgtatgtatgtaaccacggtattcctccaccataagtgaaggaatgtatgtatgtattgtaacagggctgcgtataaatgaccatcgtattctctagagtatgtatgtatgtactgtcatggggctgcgtataaatggccgccatattctctagagtatatatgtatgtattgtgatggggctgcgtataaatggctatcgtattctctagagtatgtatgtatgtatcgtaaagGGGCTGCGTATGAACGACCACCGTTTCACCTcaaagtatgtatgtatatagtaataTGAATATGTTCGTAACgaaagattgcaaatttcgaggatgaaatttttgtaaggaagggaggTTGTAAAAACCCGAACCGTGATGTATGAACTTATTATGtcaagaggggtaaaaatggaatttcacagatatcgtcgacgaggccataattcgtcgacgaaggctgaaggcttctcgtcgacgaaatttagaagcTTGTCGACGAGTGAATGTCGAGGGGTTTAGGAAAATTTGGAACAtttagctcgtcgacgaggctaccgattcgtcgatgaggctagtgaagaattcgtcgacgaatttactcgggtcaaaggcctataaaagatacttttgggttgctttggggcaaagtttccccaaacacacactctctctctagaactctccttacacactctctctctagttttctttgccgATTGTTGCCCGGTtcgtaaatccaaagttactgcgaggatcagcgaaggattctctacatttctagcggatcggaatctcgtttcgagcgattttgggtttcgggttaaaatcgaggtagggctcgattttcatttatgattcagtatatgtgtagtagtacggattgtaagcaagtactgtactgtggtttatatgttttggagtctcagttcgtagttttgaggaccatagagttcgtagttggaattcaggttaaggtaaggtgATTCTGttcatatcagtttattttcaaaatcaggatcggtaagcttgtaggctacgatcgtatgtatgttttggctacttatttgggaaatctatcgggtaaaaatgggGGATTTTTGGGGtacagtttttggaaaattggggatttcaggtatcatctctgctttgtttgaaAAACTATTGGTTTTGCTagaactgtattattgaggtgactgtaatccatatttgaatagactatatacttgaatttgtaaatgatatgatttgccctaaccaaataagtgtggtatgtatggttgaatgtatttgttccaagtatttgtaaaatagctatgtggcggctaattaccgtacgctgaaatgtataggaacgtgagttccaaaatgattccagagatttgtaaaacagccatgtatcggttaactaccgtgggcaagagtggccggctctatatccggggtgtgaaatatcaccagtatgtttcggctggtcaccgaagggtgtgttctacaccgtatgtagcaatgtaatcactattgggcctgggtcgtcgcttcgtagttgcgtatgtagcaatgtaatcttTGTGAGACTGGgtaaccttgtgtagttgcgtatgtagcaatgtaatcactgtgggcctgagtcgttgcagcgtagttgcgtgtgtagtaatgtaatcgctgtgagactaggtgccTTGTGTAGTTgtatatgtagcaatgtaatactgaaactgtatgtATCTATATGaaactgtatgtaaatgtttcgaaatgtatcgtattttatagtgttatgaagtatgtaaaataacactggtatgccacacactgatataacttgctttcttccttactgagaggtgtctcaccccgaatacgtgcaatgtttttcaggtccttcaggtagccgtaattagcatcctagcatctaggagcaggggtgtcgttagctactgctGGTACCTACTAGGTATGGGTTTTTTTACcaaggttgtcgggatggtttttgtagacacctggggtatgtttcgtattatgggaatgtatatcctaacttgtatagactctggtatgataccgTTATTGTATAAAAGACCCTATTCCGCTGTGTactttggatgagtatggatggttatgtgtatgtatgtgggcatccgttcactccacggggttggaccctctttttatattgtatcatgtatggtttaaattgatacagagacaggttaggtttctttactcacacctgggacccactcgCAGGTTCGGGGCATGATAGGGTTATAGCTTATGTCTCCCGAAagttgaaaaagtatgaaaagaactaccctacccacgatctagaattggctgtagtggtacatgcactaaagatttggaggcattacttgtatggttaAAGATGCGAGATATTTTCTgaccataaaagcttaaagtacttcttcacacaccatcagttaccacccagggaaagcaaatatggtggctgatgcactaagccgTAAATCAGGAGGTACAACACAGTTAGtagcagtaattcagcacccaattcagatggacttggaaagaatCAGCATGAAGTTAGTGGAGGATGGTTACCAGACATTATTCCCAGTTTGGTTgtgcagcctacactatatgaaaagattaaagctgctcagaaaaaGGACCCAGAGTataggatggtcaaggagaggagttcagcatttTTGATGACGAAactttgaggttccgtaccaggttatgtgtgcctgcagataTGGATATTAGAAGAACGATTATAGAgtaggctcacagatctctatacacggtcATCCTGACAGTACTATAGGGATttacgagagtatttctggtggagtggcatgaagagggatattgccgaatttgtgcagcagtgcttgacgtgccagcaggttaaagctgagcaccagaggctagtaaggcagttgcaaccactttacatccctgagtgaaagtaggaccacatatccatggatttcatcaCTAGGCTGCCGCCGGCGTtgcatggtcaaaatgctatCTGGTAGTCATCGATCGACTGACGAAGATAGCTCATTTcttacctattaaagttagctaccctattaACAGATTGAcaaagatctacattcaggagattgttagaccccatggagtgccaatatTTATAGTCTCGGATAGTGACCCATGTTTTACATCacagttttggaagagcttgcagggggctttggggtctcagtaagcattcaacactgcttttcatcctcaaacataTGGTCAAATAGAGAGAACGATTCAAGTACTTAAAGATATGCTGCgagtgtgtgtattggatttcagGGGTaactggacccagtatttgccgctCGTTGAATTTttttacaataacagctatcaggctagcattagcatgacaccttacgaggcgttttatggtaggaggtgtcgttctcctctatactgggatgagctaggtgagaggcgagttttggggccataAATAGTGCAGCTGGCGTATGATAaggtctgacttattcgagatagaatcagtgcagtttagagtcagcagaaaagctacgcagatactcgtcgctgggaattggaatttaaagtgggtgaccatgtgttttttgAAAATAGTAccactgaagggagtcatgaggtttggaaaaaatggtaagttgagccctaagtttattgaccctttgagatacttgagaagattgagaCATTTGCCTATcaactagctttaccaccaactttgttcaaaatacatgatgtatttcatgtttctatattaaggaaataagtctcagatccttcacatgtcatcaattatgcagaattagaattcagtgatgctttggcatatgaagaagcttcttgggagcttgaggaggaaatcagacagaaatacccacacttgtttagtggggtacagtaGTGAATTGTAAGTTTAAATAGTGACAGTTTTATTTTGTCTAGTACAGAGTGACGAATGTGTAATTGTAaattagaatataggataggtagtgttttggttttgggagaattttctttttatgagtatatttgtaatctctcaggaccctgaatgtaaccacggtattcctccactacaagtgagggttagtaataaaataagtagcccattttctttcaAAGATGGTgataatacagatagtaaatttcgagggtgaaatttttataaggaggggagaatgtagagacttgaaTAATTATAGTaggttaaataataaaagaaaagacgACAACAAATATTTTAAAGGAATTTAcagcgtctcgtcgacgaacacagggcgctcgtcgacgagcatccttcttgggttcgttgatgaggacattcatctcgtcgacgagaagttaccaagagggccgttttcagggcctgaatctcgtcgatgaggagtaggcgtttgtcgacgagactaCAACTTGGACTCATCcacgaggtgacgtgacttgtTGACGAGACCacgtggacaacattttatatattgCCCTAAAATGGATTTTTGACGGAAAATTCATTTTAccgttcctctctctctctctctctctctctctctaaaatggtttctctaacttctctctaagattccggCTTCGTCTCtcctcggttcgacgatcagaagctaccacggtgatcctggggagattctctacaacatagccggagcgaaatgttgatttgagaagtttggaaactatcccaaaaccaaggtaatagattatttaagtattttcaatattactCAATTCATTTGAGGCCGAATTCTGTGttatatgcgaatatactggagttttgtaaagtaaaatcaaggtattatattttcaggaatatggtgttttgggaccctgcagataagggttgaggaccccagggggtggtatttcaggaacacagataaaatgatatatgaattatagtttaggaattgtgcatatgtggatttggggaagtatgtatgcgataattatttaggtgaattcagtttttgattgggaaattatgtgtgtattatctcaggatgttgaaattcCAAATACCACACGTATGAGACTATAAATAACAGCTAGAGTTcagatagttaggtaagggaaatatgctatgctgggaattttagtatgattattagtaaaaattatatgttttaccagattattattattcagattataaaatatttgtatagcagaaaatacaaattttagagcatgtaattttatttatttaaattatgtgaCATGAGCTTATAGTAAATTAGCATAGTATTTATGCagctacaaataccatgttttacagtatattagtagaaaatatcatagggtgtatatatatatatatatataatagaatgatgaattttcagtacatatacagatataaattatacagtatatttagaaacatgatttacagtatatgtacaaaaacctttattttcagcaatttcaaaataccatgatttcagaaccataacacccaatTTATtagatacacagacagatacacaGATATACATACATTAAATATTCAGTTAGTTACTCAGATTTTCAGATCAATTTTGTaatattatggttatttcaaaatcatggtaaaccagTAATATAAAATATCAGTTACGTATATAATATCAGACTCTCATGGACCAGATTtagacagtagagcacggtaccgtagctatattcagttcagagtgtaagcacataacttagatagtatatggattcagcagtcgatcgtgcctatattgtggacaggctccccgtcagttagggttgaggtgaCCAATCTAACTTTCGGAGTTCAATTGACTCgtcttggtcggccagccaggagaggtcccacctacgggctgcataaccttgtcatgaggggttaaatcatgaccttcaattatccattcagggaagttttctcagttattttatatatatatatatatatatatatatatatatatatatatatatattcagatttatAGGAATTGTAgacatacctatagatattagaagtattatgaatagaaaattcagaaaaacagtttatgttaaataACATAGGTATGAACTATACTACAcattatttatacgtgttttctcagtctcagctatttatagtatttttaaatcagtttttacaaatatgtaaactcatctgccacacactagtaatagtatatttcgtcttactgagcgttgtctcattcccgtaatttaatattttttaggtgatccagttaagcgagcagatcaggctcgcaagtaaAAGAGACTACAatactgccctgtctgtagggtaagtattttgggaagtcatttttagAATAGTCCCTAGGTtcagttgaggatatttttgcAAATGATTGTATATGCATATTATGGGAAACTTTTGACattatggtattatatatattgatGTAGTTATATGTATTTTACTTTCTGCTGCATAAATAGTTTACTGTGTTTCAAATTTTACGATTTCTATCTGGTCTGTGATGATGGTGGTATGATTTATAATAATAGGTATCAAGGCAGTTCACAGTATATatttataaggaaaaaaaaatgatagaaaaaaTCAGTTCGTTACATAATTTACATAAGACCAGTTTTAAATTATCTTCTAATTCATTCCTTCGTTACATAATTTATATAAGGGCAGTTTCAAATTATCTTCTAATTCATTTCGGAATAGTGATATTTTTATTCTAGTCGTAAGTAACATAAACGAAACACGTAAATTTATGTTGAGCGGAGCTGCGTTGGTTCCTCCCCTCGGTGTTTCAATTTCTTCTTACATGGGCAACGGCTCTTTTATGGCAAATTCTGGGATCTCAAATAAATTATCTGTTAATTGTCGTCAAGTACTGTTCTTCTAAGAAATCTCAACAGAACGATGCTGTTTTCCTCCCTTCCTTACAGGAATTTGATACTACAGGCTTTGCTATGTCTCACAATCTCTTTCATCCTCACCTACCTCCAGATCCCCATTAGAGTCCTCCAAGGCCTCTTCACTTACATTCACCCGGACAATGTCGGCCATGGCAACAATCAATCCGGCGTCAGAGCTGCGATTCGAAGGCCTCAAAGCTCCGATTCATCGCGTTCGCTTGATGGGTATCAGCATCTTTCCTCCAAAGGAAACTCGGAGCTGAAAAATAGGAGCAGATCCAAGCAAAAGTTCGAATTCGATGAAGACAAAGCCCAGATCTTCAGGTTAAAGCTCGATGAGGCCCATCTCCAAACCCGGGTCTATTTCGACGAGTATCGTTATGCTTTCATTTATTCAATTGCGGCCATTTCTTGTCTTTTGCTTCATCATTTCTTAGATGTATCGGAGGATTCTGGAATTTTGGAGAATGGAGTTTTGGTTCCGGTTTTgttagggtttttgggcattTTTAAGGTGTTTGTGTCGCTTGCGAAGGTGTCTTTCGAAAGATCCGCATCGAAGAGGTCCGAGAAGCGATTGAGTGTTGTtgttggggttttagggtttttgttagGGCTTATGATTTGTATGGGCATTTTTGCTTCGgtttttgattttgaatttggatCAATTGACGGCGTTGGGAGGTTGTTTCTTGCTGTTTTCACTGGTTGCGTTGCTGGGTTTTTGTACATGCCCGCAGGAAAGTTTGTGCGGTCATTTTGGCTTGGAACGGATCAGCTCCGTTGGAATTTGTCGATTTTTTCTTGTGGGTGGATTGCCCGGATGCTTCTTTACGCTAATTATTTGTTATCTACATTCACTTCATTGCTTTGGATTAACCCATTGGCAGAAATTCTGGTTAACAAGAACATTCATCAGAATAAAGGGAATGGAGAGAACCTGGTTGGGCATGTGGGTATGCCTCAGTCTGATTTTGTTCAGTTTCGGGTTTGGTGCTTGTTGGTCTCTGGTCTCTTGCAGATTATGGTCATACGCCCAAACCTGCAAATGTATTTGAACGAAGCAGTATTGTCTTGGTACCAAAGGTTGCATGCTAGCAAGGTTCCGGACTTGGACTATAGTAGGGCAAAAGTTTTCTTGCACAATCACTACTTGTGTCTTGCAGTTCTACAGTTTTTTGGACCACCAGTTTTGATGCTTCTCTTTCTTGCCTTGTCTCAAATCGACGGTAAAATGATTGGAAATATCAAATTTCTGTGTGGCTTGCTTCCTTGCTCTGTTTTTACTAAAGAAGTGGCTTTATTCCTGGCTTGGTGGGTTGTTTTTGCAATGTCCATATTTACTTCAGTAAGCCTTGCTCTGTATCGACGTGGCATTTGGTATGTTTCATGAAGACTTTGCTGTTTTTGTGTTGTCCATTGATATCCACCCAATTTTGGAGGAGTTCTGTGCTTCTAATGCTCCCCTTACACTTTGTTTGATTAGTTACTTGGAATTTTTGTGTGAGACCTACTATTTTTAGAGATCTTATTCTTGAATTTTTATGTCAATTTTGGTAGCTGTATTTAGTTCTTGTTGTAACTAACTTAAGGTTTAGAAGGATGACAGGGGGGTTCTTTTGCTGTCTAAGTTTTCATCTATGAGAAAGTGAAGGATAAGACTACATTTCTGATTCTTAAGCTTGTTTTTGTTCATAGTCATGAATAAGTAAACAGAGTTTGGAAGATGAATCATGCCTTACCAATTTCAAAGCCAAATTTTTTTAAGCATAGAATTTCCAGTGATGTAGTGTGATGGTATTGCAAAATTGGCTTCATGCGGACCAACTGATTGGAATCAGGGCTGGCTTTTGGTGGAATGAACTTCTATGGTGCATTTTTAATTGTGCCCATCAATAATTAGATTTTCAAAAATGTCGTGGTTACATTTGTTTAATACATGTTGCAATGTTCCAGACTTTAACTTTTGAAATGCATAGGAGAATCTGCCTTTAAAGGGATGGAACATAAATCTATTGattaaagaatttctttggtcTGTAATTTATGATTTGTTCCTGCAAAGGACATTATATTACTTGTGTAAGGGCCTACTTTTTTTTTGGGGTGCTTATGTGACTATCAAAAGACAGATTTTTTCCTTGTTTCTCGTATTTGTGGTGCTATTTGTAATACATTTTGGAAAGTAAGTTTTTTGCCACATATAATGATGTATCAATGGCTTGATATCGTCAAGTTGTGTGTCAAATGCCTTGCATTCATGTTGAAGGCAACTTTCAAAATCAAGTCTTCAATTTTTTGATCGTTGTCGTGGATATGACAGGTTATTGAATGTTTTATTCTTCTATTTACATCTTGAAAATTAACACAACTATATTTTCTGGATAAACCTGATTTTTGGTTTGTATTTTGGTCAGCTTGAATCTTGATAGGTATGCAGATGATTTCTTTCAGTCACGTGGGTTTAATTTGCTTACATTGGTGGAGCATTTCTGTGCTTTACTAACTCTGGGCATAACTGATA
The Malania oleifera isolate guangnan ecotype guangnan chromosome 13, ASM2987363v1, whole genome shotgun sequence DNA segment above includes these coding regions:
- the LOC131145475 gene encoding uncharacterized protein LOC131145475, giving the protein MLFSSLPYRNLILQALLCLTISFILTYLQIPIRVLQGLFTYIHPDNVGHGNNQSGVRAAIRRPQSSDSSRSLDGYQHLSSKGNSELKNRSRSKQKFEFDEDKAQIFRLKLDEAHLQTRVYFDEYRYAFIYSIAAISCLLLHHFLDVSEDSGILENGVLVPVLLGFLGIFKVFVSLAKVSFERSASKRSEKRLSVVVGVLGFLLGLMICMGIFASVFDFEFGSIDGVGRLFLAVFTGCVAGFLYMPAGKFVRSFWLGTDQLRWNLSIFSCGWIARMLLYANYLLSTFTSLLWINPLAEILVNKNIHQNKGNGENLVGHVGMPQSDFVQFRVWCLLVSGLLQIMVIRPNLQMYLNEAVLSWYQRLHASKVPDLDYSRAKVFLHNHYLCLAVLQFFGPPVLMLLFLALSQIDGKMIGNIKFLCGLLPCSVFTKEVALFLAWWVVFAMSIFTSVSLALYRRGIWYVS